A genomic region of uncultured Acidilobus sp. JCHS contains the following coding sequences:
- a CDS encoding Lactate dehydrogenase, which translates to MSGKPRLFMTREIPFPATEKMKELFQVEVWPEYRPPTKEELVSRAKGAKALVTLLEDKITCDVIESLLPDLRIIAQYAVGFDNIDLNCATRHGVYVTNTPEVLTDATADFTWALILAVTRRVVEADRFVRDGSWKRSGAAWHPTMMLGYDLKGKVLGILGAGRIGRAVAKRALGFDMKITYYDVQRVPEMEAMGARYVDLETLFRESDILTIHTPLTPETQNLVNESRLKLMKRTAFIVNTARGKIIDLNALYRALKEGWIAGAGLDVFPEEPLDPSHPITTLPNVVLAPHIGSATYETRARMADVVYQNLEAFVRGQVPPTLVNKEVVKVRPPGL; encoded by the coding sequence TTGAGCGGGAAGCCCAGGCTCTTCATGACCAGGGAGATACCGTTCCCCGCCACAGAAAAAATGAAGGAGCTCTTCCAGGTCGAGGTGTGGCCCGAGTACAGACCTCCCACTAAGGAGGAGCTTGTATCACGCGCTAAGGGGGCTAAGGCGCTGGTCACCTTGCTTGAGGACAAGATCACATGTGACGTCATAGAGTCCCTCCTCCCAGACCTCAGGATAATAGCTCAGTACGCGGTGGGCTTTGACAACATCGACCTCAACTGCGCCACACGGCACGGCGTCTACGTGACCAACACCCCAGAGGTGCTGACCGACGCCACCGCGGACTTCACGTGGGCTTTGATACTGGCCGTGACGAGGAGGGTCGTTGAGGCAGATAGGTTCGTGAGGGACGGCAGCTGGAAGCGCTCAGGGGCTGCCTGGCACCCGACCATGATGCTGGGCTATGACCTCAAGGGCAAGGTTCTGGGCATACTTGGCGCCGGCAGGATAGGCAGGGCGGTGGCCAAGAGGGCCCTCGGCTTCGACATGAAGATAACATACTATGACGTCCAGAGGGTGCCTGAGATGGAGGCCATGGGGGCCAGGTACGTCGACCTTGAGACCCTGTTCAGGGAAAGCGACATACTTACGATACACACCCCCCTGACCCCTGAGACCCAGAACCTGGTTAACGAGTCCAGGCTGAAGCTTATGAAGAGAACGGCCTTCATTGTAAACACAGCCAGGGGCAAGATAATTGACCTCAACGCCCTCTACAGGGCCCTGAAGGAGGGCTGGATAGCCGGCGCAGGCCTTGACGTGTTCCCCGAGGAGCCCCTTGACCCCAGCCACCCCATAACTACGCTGCCTAACGTGGTGCTGGCCCCTCACATAGGCAGCGCTACCTATGAGACAAGGGCCAGGATGGCCGACGTTGTTTACCAGAATCTTGAGGCCTTCGTCAGGGGTCAGGTGCCGCCCACCCTAGTCAACAAGGAAGTAGTTAAGGTCAGGCCTCCGGGCCTTTGA
- a CDS encoding Molecular chaperone (small heat shock protein), with amino-acid sequence MSYDDIFERMRRRALRIVRDVMSEFDEMEAWLRSMMDELEETIRPEDLLDERLNELRRGALKPLASIYDAGSELVITIDLPGSDARTIDIKVFPNSVRVEASVRSELVRRAFGETYWARNISKYEGEYALPATVDPSTARVSVRSGMVVIRVKKAAR; translated from the coding sequence TTGTCCTATGACGACATTTTTGAGAGGATGAGGAGAAGGGCGCTGAGAATAGTCAGGGACGTGATGTCCGAGTTCGACGAGATGGAGGCCTGGCTGAGGTCGATGATGGATGAGCTGGAGGAGACCATCAGGCCTGAGGACCTCCTTGACGAGAGGCTGAACGAGCTTAGGAGAGGCGCCCTGAAGCCCCTGGCCTCAATTTATGACGCCGGGTCCGAGCTGGTCATAACCATCGACCTCCCGGGCTCTGACGCCAGGACCATTGACATTAAGGTGTTCCCTAACTCAGTTAGGGTGGAGGCGAGCGTGAGGTCCGAGCTGGTGAGGAGGGCCTTCGGCGAGACCTACTGGGCCAGGAACATAAGTAAGTACGAGGGCGAGTACGCGCTGCCCGCCACGGTTGACCCCTCGACCGCCAGGGTTAGCGTCAGGTCTGGCATGGTGGTGATAAGGGTCAAGAAGGCTGCCCGCTAG
- a CDS encoding putative amidohydrolase has protein sequence MQLKIAAVHTRIRLGARRTNVKRLSDVVSKVIDKVDSVDLLVLPAYPLTGPIVGYYSDQKVPLLLKGYAERLSESEVQQSPTLMMVSRVAEEYGVHVLAGPIVERAGPRLYLTTIVVGPDGRLAGKYRKISLTQKELESGLTPGKEVLVFEVRGKDVRVGVFTDEDINYPEVVRALAYMGADVAIGTMLPFQTTFIKMRSEPGTGVLTLDVDHVVELLDVRSRENGMVSILVGGAVEGSNGLGLVAFMPTMIAEPETGVVKDKIMTYDDIDMPVIVEVERSPSRRLSEPLVRALRSLCRSSGRAEDQGEEEEL, from the coding sequence TTGCAGCTCAAGATAGCGGCGGTTCATACAAGGATAAGGCTAGGCGCCAGGCGGACTAACGTCAAGAGGCTCTCCGACGTGGTCTCTAAGGTTATCGATAAGGTGGACTCTGTAGACCTCCTCGTCCTCCCCGCCTACCCTCTGACCGGCCCCATAGTGGGCTACTACTCTGACCAGAAGGTCCCCCTACTCCTCAAGGGTTACGCGGAGAGGCTCTCTGAGAGCGAGGTTCAGCAGAGCCCCACGCTCATGATGGTCTCGCGCGTAGCGGAGGAGTACGGGGTCCACGTGCTGGCCGGCCCGATCGTTGAGAGGGCAGGCCCGCGTCTCTACCTTACCACTATCGTCGTGGGGCCTGACGGCAGGCTCGCGGGCAAGTATAGGAAGATATCGTTGACCCAGAAGGAGCTGGAGAGCGGCCTCACGCCAGGCAAGGAGGTTCTCGTCTTCGAGGTCAGGGGAAAGGACGTCAGGGTGGGGGTGTTCACGGACGAGGACATAAATTACCCTGAGGTAGTGAGGGCCCTTGCCTACATGGGGGCCGACGTGGCCATAGGTACTATGCTCCCCTTCCAGACGACGTTCATAAAGATGAGGTCAGAGCCCGGCACTGGAGTCCTGACCCTTGACGTCGATCATGTCGTTGAGCTCTTGGACGTGAGGTCACGCGAGAACGGCATGGTGAGCATCCTCGTGGGCGGCGCCGTGGAGGGCTCCAACGGCCTGGGCCTCGTCGCCTTCATGCCAACCATGATAGCTGAGCCCGAGACCGGCGTCGTGAAGGACAAGATAATGACGTATGACGATATAGACATGCCAGTCATAGTGGAGGTGGAGAGGTCCCCCTCAAGGAGGCTCAGCGAGCCCCTAGTGAGGGCCCTCAGGAGCCTGTGCAGGTCGAGCGGCAGGGCCGAGGACCAGGGGGAGGAGGAAGAGCTTTAA
- a CDS encoding putative cytidylate kinase: MACQGKGPIIVISGQPGSGKSTYARRLANDLGLRYFTTGQAFRELAKRLGMNLMELNEAAERDPSIDLEIDRAALREAEKGCVVIDSHLAGWTLREVADVAIYVKASLPVRAQRLALRDSRPYAEALREASGRELSHWRRFYEYYGVDLRDLSGYDLVLDTTRLSVEEAYDIILTFVKKSLGLR, from the coding sequence ATGGCCTGCCAGGGGAAGGGACCCATTATAGTGATCTCGGGCCAGCCCGGCTCAGGCAAGTCAACTTACGCCAGGAGGCTCGCCAACGACCTAGGGCTCAGGTACTTCACCACGGGGCAGGCGTTCAGGGAGCTGGCCAAGAGGCTTGGGATGAACCTGATGGAGCTTAACGAGGCGGCTGAGAGGGACCCCTCGATAGACCTTGAGATAGACAGGGCCGCCCTCAGGGAGGCCGAGAAGGGGTGCGTGGTCATTGACAGCCACCTGGCTGGCTGGACCCTAAGGGAGGTGGCCGACGTGGCGATCTACGTTAAGGCCTCCCTGCCCGTCAGGGCCCAGAGGCTCGCCCTAAGGGACTCAAGGCCCTACGCAGAGGCGCTGAGGGAGGCCTCAGGGAGGGAGCTAAGCCATTGGCGGAGGTTCTACGAGTACTACGGGGTTGACCTGAGGGACCTCTCAGGCTATGACCTCGTCCTGGACACGACGAGGCTAAGCGTGGAGGAGGCCTATGATATAATATTGACGTTCGTTAAAAAGTCGCTTGGTCTTCGTTGA
- a CDS encoding putative Fe-S oxidoreductase: MNCIHCYISAGKPLKDELKTHEWFNVIDQLKSLGVEVIYILGGEPLLRNDIFDIISHSTSLNIYTAMSTNGTLVDQEVARKLKKSGIHEVQVSIDGPNERINSIIRGAGSFQKAINGVKILLEEGIKTTISYVITEFNKNYISDMVKLAKSLGVKTINFSPVQEFGRAKVNNVRLSRSSAVAVYKELKKISMNEKDITITINGFRFYLDDLRGVFESLVKKGVNGDNYYSCPAGRSRLVIDSNGDVYGCELLMLESFREGNVKRDSLKDIWESGFKIFREKRWEKIKECSACKISSLCQGGCPARAYRNNTLYNKDPLCSFGPII; encoded by the coding sequence TTGAATTGCATTCATTGCTACATCTCAGCAGGCAAGCCTTTAAAGGATGAACTTAAAACCCATGAGTGGTTCAATGTTATAGATCAATTAAAATCATTAGGTGTTGAAGTAATTTATATCTTAGGCGGCGAGCCTTTATTAAGAAATGATATATTTGATATCATCTCGCACTCTACCTCATTAAACATCTATACTGCCATGAGTACTAATGGCACTTTAGTAGATCAAGAAGTCGCAAGAAAACTAAAGAAATCAGGAATTCATGAGGTCCAGGTGAGCATTGATGGCCCGAATGAAAGGATAAACAGCATAATAAGGGGTGCTGGGTCATTTCAAAAGGCAATCAATGGAGTTAAAATCCTTTTAGAAGAAGGGATCAAGACTACTATAAGTTATGTGATAACGGAGTTTAATAAAAATTATATAAGTGACATGGTCAAGCTCGCCAAGAGCCTCGGCGTAAAGACGATAAATTTCAGTCCCGTGCAGGAGTTTGGAAGGGCGAAGGTAAACAATGTAAGGTTATCAAGGAGCTCAGCAGTAGCCGTTTATAAAGAATTAAAGAAAATAAGTATGAACGAGAAAGACATAACCATAACCATTAACGGCTTTAGGTTTTACTTAGATGATTTAAGGGGAGTTTTTGAGTCACTTGTGAAGAAGGGGGTAAATGGCGATAACTACTACTCTTGTCCTGCAGGAAGGTCAAGGCTAGTTATAGACTCAAACGGCGACGTTTACGGGTGTGAGCTATTAATGCTGGAAAGCTTCAGGGAAGGCAACGTGAAAAGGGACAGCCTAAAGGACATATGGGAAAGCGGCTTTAAGATTTTCAGGGAAAAGAGGTGGGAAAAGATAAAGGAGTGCAGCGCGTGCAAGATCTCTTCGTTATGTCAGGGAGGCTGTCCGGCCAGGGCGTATAGAAATAACACCTTGTACAATAAAGACCCGCTTTGTTCATTTGGCCCTATAATATAG
- a CDS encoding glutamine synthetase, type I, producing MPVKPLSAAEAHDVSFVEVQYVDLAGFLRSVIIPFETYKSMSPGIVAAFDGSSVEGFEPINRSDLLLAPDVQTFARLPWRPERARVLSRIYWPDGRRYEKDPRFIAEEVSKFLLDKGYRPLVGAEVEFFLFRSVKVDVDNPLRGLGYYVKSPEQPWDSELVSLRTKKAYHLAEPSDTLEVVREKILSYFSQVGYGFNATHHEVAVGQSEVSVRAGDPLFVSDEIITFKQVARKAALEHGLVAVFMPKPIYGDNGSGLHFHLSLWDPKANLNLFVDEEGRPTQLARYFIGGILEHGRSLAALVAPTVNSYRRLVPGYEAPVYLVWGHSNRSAAIRIPATGGDRGLARVEFRSPDPLCNPYLAISATLLAGYDGIVRKIDPGDPFEGNVYELKDEEKLPTLPKSLDEALEELESDNEYLRPVFSKELLHSYLEVKRAEADTARMYPSPIEFYMYMNL from the coding sequence TTGCCTGTGAAGCCGTTGAGCGCGGCGGAGGCTCACGACGTCTCCTTTGTGGAGGTTCAGTACGTAGACCTAGCTGGATTTCTTAGATCCGTGATCATACCGTTCGAGACCTACAAGAGTATGTCGCCAGGGATAGTAGCGGCCTTTGACGGCAGCAGCGTCGAGGGCTTTGAGCCCATCAACAGGAGCGACCTGCTGTTAGCACCTGACGTCCAGACCTTCGCGAGGCTTCCTTGGAGGCCCGAGAGGGCTAGGGTCCTGTCAAGGATATACTGGCCTGACGGGAGAAGGTATGAGAAGGACCCAAGGTTTATAGCAGAGGAGGTCAGCAAGTTCCTGCTGGACAAGGGCTACAGGCCCCTTGTTGGCGCTGAGGTGGAGTTCTTCCTGTTCAGGTCAGTAAAGGTAGATGTTGACAACCCTCTCAGGGGGCTCGGCTACTATGTGAAGTCCCCTGAGCAGCCCTGGGACTCAGAGCTTGTGTCGCTCAGGACCAAGAAGGCATACCACCTGGCCGAGCCCTCGGACACGCTTGAGGTGGTCAGGGAGAAGATCCTCAGTTACTTCTCGCAGGTAGGCTACGGCTTCAACGCGACCCACCACGAGGTGGCAGTCGGCCAGTCAGAGGTCAGCGTGAGGGCCGGCGACCCCCTGTTCGTCTCCGACGAAATAATCACGTTTAAGCAGGTCGCCAGGAAGGCGGCCCTTGAGCACGGCCTAGTGGCAGTATTCATGCCTAAGCCCATCTACGGCGACAACGGCAGCGGCCTTCACTTCCACCTCAGCCTGTGGGACCCGAAGGCCAACTTAAACCTCTTCGTTGACGAGGAGGGCAGGCCCACCCAGCTGGCCAGGTACTTCATAGGCGGCATCCTTGAGCACGGAAGGAGCCTCGCGGCGCTGGTGGCTCCGACCGTTAACAGCTACAGGAGGCTCGTGCCGGGCTACGAGGCGCCGGTCTACCTCGTGTGGGGCCACTCAAACAGGAGCGCCGCGATCAGGATACCGGCGACGGGCGGCGACAGGGGCCTGGCGAGGGTAGAGTTCAGGAGCCCCGACCCGCTCTGCAACCCCTACCTGGCGATATCGGCCACCCTGCTGGCAGGCTACGACGGCATCGTTAGGAAGATAGACCCAGGCGACCCGTTCGAGGGTAACGTCTACGAGCTCAAGGACGAGGAGAAGCTGCCGACTCTCCCCAAGAGCCTTGATGAGGCCCTTGAGGAGCTGGAGTCTGACAACGAGTACCTCAGGCCCGTCTTCAGCAAGGAACTATTGCACTCGTATTTAGAGGTGAAGAGGGCCGAGGCAGATACGGCAAGGATGTACCCGTCCCCAATAGAGTTTTACATGTACATGAACCTTTAA
- a CDS encoding Fe-S oxidoreductase — protein MGYVVGIYNFAWVQGYEFIVYALGLAVFLWLLYVAYEGYRRWTWGGPKWKIMCWPPGYSVKEALYNFTKFALLQWKVLRQRFPGVMHAMIFYGIGWLFLATILRALNMHVAVFLTGNVYYAYKLLNNLAGLLVLVGASTAIVRRKLRLTPNLPQDPYYYLVLSLLIVIVVTGFLIDGIAAVAYRYLWERAWFDPIGYLVFLWARTVPLPTLQEIYRGLWLFHMSIAMAALAIIPYTNLWHIYAAAMNVTFQRRGTLPQGVKPVDDIDERIEKGRPLGVVKLSDTTWKQRMDFDACTSCMRCTNACPAYASGKALSPRDVIVTLRDAMWSGLWDQQAWGEGRLQVNPEAVWSCVTCGACLYECPVTIHHVDTIIDMRRGMVSVGSEYVPKDALDALYRVQTVGNPLGANPADRDEWLAELAKKFGDEVVAREGEEYDYLYWVGCITSFDPRMRPVAESVIYLLKKAGLKVAVIPEHSCCGEPARSVGDEALYLELVKQSLTILSKYRFKRLLVSCPHGFNNFKNNYKLYRDYLAKRPETAELTKVLDRLDVEHHSVVLFRLLKEGKIRPSKTLQYVVTYHDPCYLGRWNGIYEEPREVIKATGLRLKEMPRNRSRSFCCGGGGGQLFYEVKRGTRIATVRAQEAASTLGKPKGIVAVACPYCNTMFRAEAGNFGFEVKDVAELLREAVEGSEGGSSSGQPS, from the coding sequence TTGGGGTACGTTGTTGGCATCTACAACTTCGCCTGGGTCCAGGGCTATGAGTTCATTGTGTACGCGCTAGGCCTTGCGGTGTTCCTCTGGCTGCTCTACGTGGCCTACGAGGGCTACAGGAGGTGGACCTGGGGAGGGCCCAAGTGGAAGATCATGTGTTGGCCTCCAGGCTACTCTGTCAAGGAGGCGCTCTACAACTTCACGAAGTTCGCCCTCCTCCAGTGGAAGGTCCTGAGGCAGAGGTTCCCAGGCGTCATGCACGCCATGATATTCTATGGCATAGGCTGGCTCTTCCTGGCCACTATACTTAGGGCCTTAAACATGCACGTCGCGGTCTTCCTGACGGGCAACGTCTACTACGCCTACAAGCTCCTTAACAACCTGGCTGGCCTGCTGGTCCTGGTCGGGGCCTCAACAGCTATTGTGAGGAGGAAGCTGAGGCTTACGCCCAACCTCCCGCAGGACCCCTACTACTACTTGGTGCTGTCCCTGCTAATAGTCATTGTCGTAACGGGCTTCCTAATTGACGGCATAGCTGCGGTGGCCTACAGGTACCTCTGGGAGAGGGCCTGGTTTGACCCAATAGGCTACCTTGTCTTCCTCTGGGCTCGTACAGTGCCGCTGCCGACTCTTCAGGAGATCTACAGGGGGCTCTGGCTGTTCCACATGAGCATTGCAATGGCCGCCCTGGCCATTATACCGTACACCAACCTTTGGCACATCTATGCAGCAGCCATGAACGTCACCTTCCAGAGGCGCGGCACCCTCCCCCAGGGCGTTAAGCCAGTTGATGATATTGATGAGAGGATAGAGAAGGGCAGGCCGCTGGGCGTGGTGAAGCTCTCTGACACGACATGGAAGCAGAGGATGGACTTCGACGCGTGCACGAGCTGCATGAGGTGTACCAACGCCTGCCCCGCCTACGCCTCAGGCAAGGCGCTGAGCCCCAGGGACGTCATAGTGACCCTCAGGGACGCCATGTGGTCAGGCCTGTGGGACCAGCAGGCGTGGGGCGAGGGCAGGCTTCAGGTGAACCCTGAGGCGGTGTGGAGCTGCGTGACGTGCGGCGCCTGCCTCTACGAGTGCCCCGTGACGATCCATCACGTTGACACAATCATAGACATGAGGAGGGGCATGGTGAGCGTTGGGAGCGAATACGTGCCTAAGGACGCCCTCGACGCGCTGTACAGGGTCCAGACCGTTGGCAACCCGCTTGGCGCTAACCCGGCTGACAGGGACGAGTGGCTGGCCGAGCTGGCCAAGAAGTTCGGCGATGAAGTAGTGGCAAGGGAGGGCGAGGAGTACGACTACCTCTACTGGGTGGGCTGCATAACGTCCTTTGACCCCAGGATGAGGCCCGTCGCGGAGTCCGTGATATACCTGTTGAAGAAGGCTGGGCTCAAGGTGGCCGTTATACCTGAGCACTCCTGCTGTGGTGAGCCAGCAAGGTCAGTAGGCGATGAGGCCCTCTACCTGGAGCTCGTGAAGCAGTCCCTCACGATATTGAGCAAGTACAGGTTCAAGAGGCTCCTGGTGAGCTGTCCTCACGGCTTCAACAACTTCAAGAACAACTACAAGCTGTACAGGGACTACCTAGCCAAGAGGCCTGAGACGGCCGAGCTCACTAAGGTCCTTGACAGGCTTGACGTTGAGCATCACTCGGTGGTCCTCTTCAGGTTGCTCAAGGAGGGTAAGATCAGGCCCTCAAAGACCTTACAGTACGTGGTCACATATCACGACCCGTGTTACCTGGGCCGCTGGAACGGAATATATGAGGAGCCCCGTGAGGTGATTAAGGCCACTGGCCTCAGGCTTAAGGAGATGCCTCGCAACAGGTCCAGGAGCTTCTGCTGCGGCGGCGGAGGGGGCCAGTTGTTCTACGAAGTCAAGAGGGGGACAAGGATAGCCACCGTGAGGGCCCAGGAGGCCGCCAGCACGCTGGGGAAGCCGAAGGGCATAGTCGCCGTGGCCTGTCCCTACTGTAACACTATGTTCAGGGCCGAGGCCGGGAACTTCGGCTTTGAGGTCAAGGACGTAGCGGAGCTCCTAAGGGAGGCCGTGGAGGGCAGCGAGGGCGGCAGCTCTAGCGGGCAGCCTTCTTGA
- a CDS encoding DNA-binding protein Alba codes for MVCEGAPEVRIGKKPVMNYVLAVLTTLMEQGVNQVVIKARGRNITKAVDTVEIVRSRFAKNVAIKGIDIGSHDITVTDPQTNQQRTRRVSSIEICLAKS; via the coding sequence ATGGTCTGTGAGGGAGCACCTGAGGTCAGGATCGGTAAGAAGCCCGTCATGAACTATGTTTTGGCCGTGCTCACGACCCTGATGGAGCAGGGCGTCAACCAGGTGGTGATAAAGGCCAGGGGAAGGAACATAACCAAGGCCGTTGACACCGTTGAGATAGTCAGGAGCAGGTTCGCCAAGAACGTCGCCATAAAGGGCATCGACATAGGCAGCCATGACATAACTGTCACCGACCCGCAGACGAACCAGCAGAGGACCAGGAGGGTAAGCAGCATAGAGATCTGCCTGGCCAAGAGCTGA
- a CDS encoding Ferredoxin, whose protein sequence is MTLKVSIDPRDNCIADMVCVSLCGDVFEMSDTDGKSQIISKWRNDPNDINHGLVPDDMKDCVEAAAQSCPTNIIHVEPA, encoded by the coding sequence ATGACCCTCAAGGTGAGCATAGACCCAAGGGATAACTGCATAGCTGACATGGTCTGCGTCAGCCTGTGCGGCGACGTGTTTGAGATGAGCGACACTGATGGCAAGAGCCAAATAATATCGAAGTGGAGGAACGACCCCAACGACATAAACCACGGCCTGGTCCCAGACGACATGAAGGACTGCGTTGAGGCCGCGGCCCAGAGCTGCCCAACCAACATAATTCACGTCGAGCCGGCTTAA
- a CDS encoding Archaeal enzymes of ATP-grasp superfamily, which produces MPLAAYEEEILGYNFIEYGELGRPRLLVLGLPDAGLVGPIASGHLVRSLGMQDVVGVESYGYLPPAALILGGSVKYPLRIYVKGELAVLVTEIMPVPTGIVPLSIAIVEFARKRGVQYLVGLSGVGNPMRAESQPQLYWIATTPEAEKLASALEGVAKRFPDGLIVGPYATILKESVKRGVNTVLLLSDSFVDIPDPEAAAVVVDGLSRIAGLKVDTTQLLQEAETLRLRLQGMAREAKDALAKMGKGYEYRAPLIYS; this is translated from the coding sequence TTGCCCTTAGCTGCCTATGAGGAGGAGATCCTAGGATACAACTTCATAGAGTACGGGGAGCTGGGTAGGCCCAGGCTCCTCGTCCTAGGCCTGCCCGACGCTGGCCTCGTGGGCCCGATAGCCTCAGGCCACCTGGTCAGGTCGCTCGGGATGCAGGACGTAGTGGGCGTCGAGAGCTACGGCTACCTCCCGCCAGCAGCCCTGATCCTCGGGGGCTCCGTGAAGTACCCCCTCAGGATCTACGTTAAGGGGGAGCTGGCGGTCCTCGTGACTGAGATAATGCCGGTGCCCACAGGCATAGTGCCCCTCTCAATAGCCATAGTCGAGTTCGCCAGGAAGAGAGGGGTCCAGTACCTAGTAGGGCTGAGCGGCGTCGGTAACCCCATGAGAGCTGAGTCCCAGCCCCAGCTGTACTGGATAGCCACGACGCCTGAGGCCGAGAAGCTGGCCTCAGCCCTTGAGGGGGTCGCCAAGAGGTTCCCTGACGGCCTCATAGTGGGGCCCTACGCGACGATCCTGAAGGAGTCCGTGAAGAGGGGCGTCAACACTGTCCTCCTGCTGAGCGACTCCTTCGTTGACATACCTGACCCTGAGGCGGCCGCCGTCGTGGTAGATGGCCTGTCAAGGATAGCGGGCCTGAAGGTCGACACCACTCAGCTCCTTCAGGAGGCCGAGACCCTAAGGCTTAGGCTGCAGGGGATGGCGCGGGAGGCTAAGGACGCCCTGGCCAAGATGGGCAAGGGCTATGAGTACAGGGCGCCCCTGATATACAGCTGA
- a CDS encoding Zn-dependent protease with chaperone function has translation MSYIYYDPLGGLFLFMAAYWWLWIVSSIVVGGVTAVIALMAPRLVGPEPRSLAHLRTSMALTAIAIILAGFGIFVGTAWLIGYLMGYPIGGAGVVMAAVILTVILILFQWLLSPLFINLVYRARPPRTPEEKRYEEMLKEVARSSGIKPPKLRIAEVDVPNAFSYGSPLSGSYVAVTRGLLSLMPDEEVKAVLGHEVGHLKHRDVSWLLALSVIPLAVYYLGQMLVWSGFFGGAYEERRGGANGGVILMLIGAVLMAAGVVFRFLVGNFNRLREYYADANAAMVTSPRSIQRALARLYVAMKGERYLVQQVNSTSSSMLKMLFIVAPLVEIHGGFLYEPGHRWGPWRRSPDLGRYRSIDIDSIVESVKREKTSATEEVFATHPPIPKRLRFIENLRYSLGLA, from the coding sequence ATGTCATACATATACTATGACCCGCTTGGAGGCCTCTTCCTGTTCATGGCCGCCTACTGGTGGCTCTGGATAGTGAGCTCCATAGTGGTCGGTGGCGTCACGGCAGTCATCGCTCTTATGGCCCCCAGGCTAGTGGGTCCTGAGCCCAGGAGCCTAGCACACCTCAGGACGTCGATGGCCCTGACGGCCATAGCTATCATACTGGCGGGCTTTGGGATCTTCGTCGGCACGGCCTGGCTCATAGGTTACCTGATGGGCTACCCCATCGGCGGCGCTGGGGTCGTTATGGCGGCGGTCATACTCACTGTCATCCTGATACTCTTCCAGTGGCTCCTCTCGCCCCTCTTCATAAACCTGGTCTACAGGGCAAGGCCCCCCAGGACGCCAGAGGAGAAGAGGTACGAGGAGATGCTCAAGGAGGTCGCCAGGAGCAGCGGCATAAAGCCCCCTAAGCTTAGGATAGCCGAGGTAGACGTGCCTAACGCCTTCTCTTACGGCTCGCCGCTCTCGGGCAGCTACGTGGCTGTCACCAGGGGGCTGCTTAGCCTCATGCCTGATGAAGAGGTTAAGGCGGTGCTAGGTCACGAGGTGGGGCACCTGAAGCACAGGGACGTCTCGTGGCTGCTGGCCCTGAGCGTCATACCCTTGGCTGTCTACTACCTCGGCCAGATGCTCGTGTGGTCAGGCTTCTTCGGCGGCGCTTACGAGGAGAGGAGGGGAGGGGCCAACGGCGGCGTCATACTCATGCTCATAGGGGCCGTCCTGATGGCGGCCGGCGTGGTCTTCAGGTTCCTCGTGGGCAACTTCAACAGGCTCAGGGAGTACTACGCTGACGCGAACGCCGCCATGGTGACGTCACCGAGGTCCATACAGAGGGCCCTCGCAAGGCTCTACGTAGCTATGAAGGGTGAGAGGTACCTGGTCCAACAGGTCAACTCCACCTCTTCCTCTATGCTCAAGATGCTCTTTATAGTGGCTCCCCTCGTCGAGATCCACGGGGGCTTCCTCTACGAGCCTGGCCACAGATGGGGACCGTGGAGGAGGTCGCCTGACCTCGGAAGGTACAGGAGCATAGACATAGACTCGATAGTGGAGTCGGTCAAGAGGGAGAAGACGAGCGCCACAGAGGAGGTGTTCGCCACCCACCCGCCGATACCGAAGAGGTTAAGGTTTATAGAGAACTTGAGGTACTCTCTAGGCCTTGCTTGA